One segment of Zymoseptoria tritici IPO323 chromosome 2, whole genome shotgun sequence DNA contains the following:
- a CDS encoding putative major facilitator superfamily transporter (MFS-MDR transporter belonging to the DHA2 subfamily. These type of MFS transporters are implicated in MDR and secretion of fungal secondary metabolites.), translating to MHSTMRNESNAENNFDEKHVAEHNEKASSYASEDSSEKVVWDARTVVALASLCLLWHVSIFDRVIDKNEMWSILTFVGSVRSMPPFQAAMTPLLTSTGSQLPLYFLGGSASYVAEDIGGMALTATSWMPVANTLALASVAPFSGYLGDLFGRRNITMIGAGAIRVGIVIVATAHSFAQVVGGMALSGAGAGIGELTALSGVGELVPVKKRGLFVGLVVACLIPTTPYVMYSQLFSSRTDPQAYQGWRWGIIYNGVALVGIALTYFPERNSPISRRPRSEVLREIDYVGAFLSISGVALFLVALQSGGLTHPWTSDVVLATLIIGIFLIIGFCVWEWKFAKTPMIPRELFSGQRIVAITFAISFISGMNFYSLINCKLATIPCYPHSLYNPDPVQVGLKGLGYGISVTAGAASVNALSTYLPKYNRELLLGSCVLMTAFIGALATATPDNARQTVALGTIGGFGVGGVLVPAQTVAMTACPDHLIGTVVSLALAIRVIGGSIGYSIYFNIFKNKLTAALPTYVAGKAVAAGLPATSAVQFVTAFLTAPATAAKVEGVTAQVIAAAGRGAQEANAHAFYYVWVTSIAFGLVSVLLCMALPSNYKFLTDRVAAHIKH from the exons ATGCACTCGACTATGAGGAACGAAAGCAACGCCGAGAATAATTTCGATGAGAAGCACGTCGCAGAACACAATGAAAAGGCAAGCAGCTATGCGTCCGAAGATAGCAGCGAAAAGGTCGTTTGGGATGCGCGTACCGTGGTAGCCCTCGCCTCTCTCTGCCTCCTGTGGCATGTATCCATCTTCGATCGAGTGATCGACAAGAACGAGATGTGGTCAATACTGACATTCGTAGGGTCGGTACGATCAATGCCTCCCTTCCAAGCCGCGATGACTCCCCTCCTGACCTCTACAGGCTCTCAACTCCCCCTTTACTTCCTCGGCGGCTCCGCCTCCTACGTGGCCGAAGACATCGGCGGCATGGCTCTCACAGCGACGTCCTGGATGCCCGTCGCCAATACTCTTGCACTTGCCAGTGTTGCGCCATTCAGTGGCTATCTCGGTGATCTCTTCGGACGGCGCAATATCACCATGATCGGTGCCGGAGCGATCCGTGTGGGCATCGTCATCGTTGCCACGGCCCATAGCTTTGCTCAGGTCGTCGGCGGCATGGCGCTCTCAGGCGCTGGAGCCGGTATCGGCGAGCTCACTGCGCTTTCCGGTGTAGGAGAACTGGTTCCTGTGAAGAAGAGAGGACTTTTCGTCGGCCTGGTGGTGGCTTGCTTGATACCGACAACGCCGTATGTCATGTACTCGCAATTGTTCTCAAGTCGGACGGATCCCCAGGCCTACCAGGGCTGGCGATGGGGTAT AATCTACAATGGTGTCGCGCTCGTCGGGATCGCTCTCACATATTTCCCAGAAAGAAACTCTCCCATCAGCCGTCGGCCACGTTCCGAGGTGTTGAGAGAGATCGACTACGTGGGAGCATTCCTCAGCATTAGCGGAGTTGCACTTTT CCTTGTCGCTCTCCAGTCTGGCGGTCTCACCCATCCCTGGACCAGCGATGTCGTGCTCGCCACACTCATCATCGGAATCTTCCTTATCATTGGCTTCTGCGTCTGGGAGTGGAAGTTCGCGAAGACGCCCATGATCCCTCGCGAGCTCTTCTCCGGCCAGAGAATCGTTGCGATCACGTTTGCGATCAGCTTCATCTCTGGCATGAACTTCTACTCTCTCATCAACTGCAAGCTCGCGACCATTCCATGCTATCCCCA CTCGTTGTACAATCCCGATCCCGTCCAAGTAGGCCTCAAGGGTCTTGGCTATGGTATAAGTGTCACAGCGGGTGCGGCCAGTGTCAACGCTCTTTCGACCTACCTGCCGAAGTACAATCGAGAACTTCTGCTCGGCTCCTGCGTGCTGATGA CCGCATTCATCGGTGCTCTTGCTACCGCGACACCGGACAACGCTAGACAGACTGTTGCGCTCGGCACTATCGGCGGTTTTGGAGTCGGCGGTGTCCTCGTTCCCGCCCAGACCGTCGCCATGACTGC CTGTCCCGACCACCTCATCGGCACCGTCGTCTCCCTCGCACTCGCCATCCGGGTCATTGGTGGCTCAATCGGCTACTCTATCTACTTCAATATCTTCAAGAACAAGCTCACCGCCGCGCTCCCAACCTACGTCGCCGGGAAAGCCGTCGCCGCCGGTCTTCCCGCGACCTCCGCTGTGCAGTTCGTGACGGCCTTCCTCACCGCTCCCGCTACCGCCGCGAAAGTGGAGGGTGTCACGGCGCAGGTCATCGCCGCCGCTGGGAGAGGCGCGCAGGAGGCGAACGCTCATGCATTCTATTATGTGTGGGTCACGTCGATTGCGTTTGGGCTGGTTTCGGTGCTGCTGTGTATGGCGCTGCCGAGCAATTACAAGTTTTTGACGGATCGGGTAGCGGCGCATATTAAGCACTAG